A window of Lepidochelys kempii isolate rLepKem1 chromosome 1, rLepKem1.hap2, whole genome shotgun sequence contains these coding sequences:
- the LRRC58 gene encoding leucine-rich repeat-containing protein 58 — protein sequence MEPQEAAGAAAGGGGGAGLLELELPRRGAGEAGAVAAELEARRSGEARRLVLARRLTGPLPAGLARWFPALEVLDVSGTGLAALGAELLGLSRLRTLLAKNNRLGGPGALPKGLGQAPLARSLRVLNLSGNRFAELPAALLGLRGLQSLSLGGNRLHSIPPEIQALSSLEFLYLGGNFITAIPPELANLPSLSYLVLSDNKIQSIPPQLAQLHSLRSLSLHNNLLTYLPREILNLVHLEELSLRGNPLVVRFVRDLTYNPPSLLELAGRTMKTRNIPYAPSDLPGNLVRYLSLASNCPNPKCGGVYFDSCVRQIKFVDFCGKYRLPLMHYLCSPECSSPCSSASQSSTSQSESDSEDEAIVAAHRMQKVLLG from the exons ATGGAGCCGCAGGAGGCGGCCGGGGCTGCGGCGGGCGGTGGCGGCGGCGCggggctgctggagctggagctgccgcGGCGCGGGGCGGGCGAGGCGGGCGCGGTGGCGGCCGAGCTGGAGGCGCGGCGCAGCGGCGAGGCGCGGCGGCTGGTGCTGGCGCGGCGGCTGACGGGCCCGCTGCCCGCGGGGCTGGCGCGCTGGTTCCCGGCGCTGGAGGTGCTGGACGTGAGCGGCACGGGGCTGGCGGCGCTGGGGGCCGAGCTGCTGGGGCTGTCGCGGCTCCGCACCCTGCTGGCCAAGAACAACCGGCTGGGCGGGCCCGGCGCGCTGcccaaggggctggggcaggccccGCTCGCCCGCTCCCTGCGCGTCCTCAACCTCAGCGGCAACCGCTTCGCCGAGCTGCCCGCCGCGCTGCTGGGGCTGCGGGGGCTGCAGAGCCTCAGCCTGGGCGGCAACCGGCTGCACAGCATCCCGCCCGAGATCCAGGCCCTCAGCAG TTTAGAGTTTTTGTACCTTGGAGGGAATTTCATTACTGCAATCCCACCTGAATTAGCAAACCTGCCTTCTCTAAGTTACCTAGTGCTGTCTGACAACAAGATCCAGAGTATTCCTCCTCAGCTGGCACA GTTGCATTCCCTACGTTCCcttagccttcacaacaaccTGCTGACGTACCTCCCCCGGGAGATCCTCAACCTGGTTCACCTGGAAGAGCTGAGTTTGCGAGGAAACCCACTGGTTGTTCGCTTTGTCCGTGATCTGACTTATAATCCCCCAAGTCTCCTGGAACTAGCTGGACGCACCATGAAAACCCGCAACATTCCCTATGCTCCCAGTGATCTCCCAGGGAACCTTGTCAGATATTTGAGCCTGGCCAGCAACTGCCCCAATCCTAAGTGCGGAG gTGTCTACTTCGACAGCTGTGTCCGACAAATCAAATTTGTTGACTTCTGTGGGAAGTACCGCCTGCCGCTGATGCACTATCTGTGCTCCCCAGAATGCTCTTCCCCCTGCAGCTCCGCCTCTCAGAGCTCCACTTCCCAAAGCGAgtctgactcagaggatgaagCCATTGTTGCTGCACACAGGATGCAGAAAGTTCTTCTTGGATAA